Within Vicia villosa cultivar HV-30 ecotype Madison, WI linkage group LG1, Vvil1.0, whole genome shotgun sequence, the genomic segment GAGCGATTATACTTCTCCCCTTTATCAAAAAGACAGATAAAAGATGCATGATgaaaatttaaatatacatactTATAGGCACAAACGCATTTAAGAAAGGaagaatattattttatattattcaaTATTCAAGGGAAAAGTACAAAAGGAAAACCTTATTTCAATACTAGTGCTTGAAAACTAACATATGAGGTACAAAAACACCAAAACTAGAAGTGCCAAATTGTCTGAGCTATAACATAGAACCATTAAATTTAGCAATCATCTCCTCCACCTCAAAATTCTATACATCTTCCCTTCGTGCTGTTCCAACCCAAAATCAAGTTGTGGAATGATCCTATAAAGCATCTCATCTACATGTTTAGAATACCACAACCTccattttttccaaaaaataagAGGGAGAATGGAAATTCCAAAGCCAAAAATAAACCCCAACTCCACACTTAAGAAATTCCAATCAATTGGACTCTCATTATGGGAATTAGGTGTTTCAGATGCATGTGGTGGCAACCCTTTTCCTCCATTTTCCTTGCAAATATTGATTAGAGGAGGCCCACATAACCCTTTGTTCCCTTCAAAAGAATCTGCCTGAAAGGTTTGGATTTGAGTACCTAAAGGAATTTGTCCCTCTAGGTGATTGAAGGAGAGATTTAGATATTCCAGGAAAGAAAGATTTGACAGCTCTGGAGGAATCTCTCCATTGAAGGAATTGTTTGACAAGTCCATAGATTCAAGGTTCCTCAAATTCCCCATAGATGATGGTATATGACCTGTAAGTGCATTATGTGACAAGTTCAGAGCATTCAATGCTTTGAATTCCGTTAGCTCATTGGGTATTTTCCCCTCCAAATAGTTGTTTGACATATCCACATAAGTAAAGGCCATTTGAATTTTAACTAACTTCATCTGTTGACCTTTGTTGACAATAATAACCGAATCTTGATAACGAGAAAGATCTACTTCGTTAACATCAACGAACCCTTGGTCAAGAATAGAGCGAGGCATATTTGAAACAAGTTTCACCAATTTCATTGCGAGATATTTGTTCAAATGTGGTAACACGGCATTTAAACTCATGGGATGGTAGTTAtcatcaatttcaaaaaataaatggcCAAATTCTGGCCCAAGCATGCCTTCATCACGCATCATTGCCTTCCAACTTTTTAATAGTGCTCCTTGTATCGTTCCACTCAAGTTATTGGATGCTAGATCCACCATATGAAGCATTTTCCAATCCACATTGTTATGTGGGCACTCGATAGACCCGTGGAGCTCATTAGACCTTAAAACCATTATCCTAAGAGTGGAAATGTTGCTCAAAAAACATGGAAATCTATCAGTTAAAGCATTCTTTCCGAGATTTAGGACTTGTAGTTTCATACAATTTGCCAAAGATTTCGGTATGGTGCCATCCAAGAGATTGTCGTTCAGGTCCAAATATCTCAGTGCACATGAATTTGGGAATATAGTGTCAGGGATATGACCTCGAAGCTTGTTTCCACCAAAATTCATCATCCTAAGACTCCTACTAATTGCTGCAAAACACTTGGGAATTGTCCCATCAAAGTTGTTGTAAGAAAGATCTAGCAATCGAAGAGTTGAAGCATTGCAAAAGGATTCATGAATTTCTCCTTTAAAACTATTGTTTGAAAGAAACAATATACGTATGAAAGGGAGATAGTTTCCGATGTCTGGTGGTATGATAGAGCTCAACAAGTTACTTGAGAAGTCCAAATAACTTGCGTACTTAGGAATGAAAGAAATAGGTCCTTGGATTCGATTAGAACTTAGATCAACCACATAGAGGTTAGAACTCAAGTTCCAAATAGTTTCTTCAAAGTTAGTCAAAGAGTTCCTAGAAAGATTCAAGCTAGTGAGAGATTCAAGTTTCCAAATCCAATTAGGTATCGGTCCTTTAATATTGTTGCCAGATAAGTCAAGAGATAATAATGTGGATTGGTTTTTCAAGAAACTTGGGATTTCTCTTAATTTGCAAAAAGCCAGCGTAAAAACTCTTATCTCTGGAAAGGGAGACATTTCATGATCATCTCGGAAGCTGATATCAATCGACAAATTGTTATGTGAGAGGCCTAACGTAGTTAAATTACTTAGCCTTCGAATGACATCCAACTGCACTGTGCCATTAAACTTGTTGGAAGAGAGTTGAATGACACGAAGTCTTCTAAGGTTAAAGATAGACATAGGAAGATGTCCTTGTAAGTTATTGCTTGCCAAATCAAGCATCTCCAATACAGATGATAGTGCATTATCGAAGTCAACCAAGATCCCATCCAGTTGATTAAAGGGGAGTTTTAGCTCTCGCAAACATGGGAGATTAAGTAGACTAGAGGGAATGTTCCCTTTAAAAAAATTGTACCCTAAATCAATGCTGACAAGATTTGTAAGGCCCTCGAAATGGCCAGATGGCAAATCCCCGCTCAAATGATTGAGAAATAAGGACAGATGTGAGAGGTTCTTTGACATATTGAAAGAAGGGAGTGGACCTGAGAGGTTATTGGAAGACATGTCTAAGTAAACAAGTTGGGTGAGTTCTGACATTGAACTGGGAAGTGTTTCGTTAAACTTGCAGTAAGATAGATCAATGAATGATAACTGCTTCAGGTTTGAGATAGTACTTGGAAGTGGTCCTGAGAAATTTGTATTGGCAAGATTCAAGTAGTAAAGAGATGCAAGTGGTGGAAAGTCTGGCAAAGAACCATTAAGATTTTGATTGTCTGATATGTCAATGACCTCTAATGTATGTATTTGGAAGATTTCTTTTGGGAAAAAACCAATCAAACCACAACTACTGAGATGTAGGATGGTTAAATTGGAGAAATTTGCAAAGGAATCTGGCACTATGCTTGACAAATTGTTGTTGCTCAATTTTAGAACCGAGAGTGACCGGTGATTAGCTAGTGATGAATCAATAGGTCCTGAGAGATTGCATGATGACAAACTCAAAACATGGAGCCTTTCCAACGAAGATAAAGCACGGCCCCATTCATCTCCGCCGGCAAATATTGCTACACCATCTAAATATAATTCTGTGATGTTTGTGAGGTTTTCCACCAGCATCTCTATATTTGGATTCTCCAATTTTAAGCTGTGATTTGAAGTAACTGAAGAAGACAAATCAAGAGTGACGAGCCTTTTGAGGTGAGAAATTTCTTTTGGGACTTGTCCCTCAAAGCCTGCGTCAGAGAAGTTCATATACTTCAAATTCTGCAGCTTATGCAGTTCTGAAGGAATCACAGAATGGAAATTATTGAAAGCCAAATTCAGACTCTCGAGATAGTGCAGGTTGAAAAGAGGACTTGAATCATTAAGTGCTCCTGAAATAGACTCGTGACTAAGATCGAGGGCTGTAACATATCCGTCTTTGCATGTTACCCCATGCCATTGACAACAATCTTCATCACTTTGGTTCCAATGAACTAGCTTTGAGGATTTTGTGGGATTGAATATCAGGTTGTTTTTCAAATGGAGCAACAAGGAATGCTGATGGCCGAGACAGTGGCCATTCACCACAGAATTATTAGTCCAGGAATTTATTAGGCTAAATGGTAGAAAGAAAAGCCAAAAGATTACGTGTGGTTTCATAGTGAATTATGAGTTGCTTGTGTCTAATGGTTTGAGAATGAAAAAGTGGTGTTATGCTGATACCGTTATCTTTTTCTCCTTTTATAGACGGTATGCAATGCAACAATCAGCTTAACTATTACTAGTAGTTTGTTCATCCAACCCAATTTCACACGCAATTAAGACTTCTTGGAACCGCGCATTACTGCCACAAGAAAATTAATATCCTGGTCTCATTACGCTATGAAGCTACTCCATCTTAGaagatattataattatatttgaaTTAACTT encodes:
- the LOC131644756 gene encoding receptor-like protein 6; the protein is MKPHVIFWLFFLPFSLINSWTNNSVVNGHCLGHQHSLLLHLKNNLIFNPTKSSKLVHWNQSDEDCCQWHGVTCKDGYVTALDLSHESISGALNDSSPLFNLHYLESLNLAFNNFHSVIPSELHKLQNLKYMNFSDAGFEGQVPKEISHLKRLVTLDLSSSVTSNHSLKLENPNIEMLVENLTNITELYLDGVAIFAGGDEWGRALSSLERLHVLSLSSCNLSGPIDSSLANHRSLSVLKLSNNNLSSIVPDSFANFSNLTILHLSSCGLIGFFPKEIFQIHTLEVIDISDNQNLNGSLPDFPPLASLYYLNLANTNFSGPLPSTISNLKQLSFIDLSYCKFNETLPSSMSELTQLVYLDMSSNNLSGPLPSFNMSKNLSHLSLFLNHLSGDLPSGHFEGLTNLVSIDLGYNFFKGNIPSSLLNLPCLRELKLPFNQLDGILVDFDNALSSVLEMLDLASNNLQGHLPMSIFNLRRLRVIQLSSNKFNGTVQLDVIRRLSNLTTLGLSHNNLSIDISFRDDHEMSPFPEIRVFTLAFCKLREIPSFLKNQSTLLSLDLSGNNIKGPIPNWIWKLESLTSLNLSRNSLTNFEETIWNLSSNLYVVDLSSNRIQGPISFIPKYASYLDFSSNLLSSIIPPDIGNYLPFIRILFLSNNSFKGEIHESFCNASTLRLLDLSYNNFDGTIPKCFAAISRSLRMMNFGGNKLRGHIPDTIFPNSCALRYLDLNDNLLDGTIPKSLANCMKLQVLNLGKNALTDRFPCFLSNISTLRIMVLRSNELHGSIECPHNNVDWKMLHMVDLASNNLSGTIQGALLKSWKAMMRDEGMLGPEFGHLFFEIDDNYHPMSLNAVLPHLNKYLAMKLVKLVSNMPRSILDQGFVDVNEVDLSRYQDSVIIVNKGQQMKLVKIQMAFTYVDMSNNYLEGKIPNELTEFKALNALNLSHNALTGHIPSSMGNLRNLESMDLSNNSFNGEIPPELSNLSFLEYLNLSFNHLEGQIPLGTQIQTFQADSFEGNKGLCGPPLINICKENGGKGLPPHASETPNSHNESPIDWNFLSVELGFIFGFGISILPLIFWKKWRLWYSKHVDEMLYRIIPQLDFGLEQHEGKMYRILRWRR